In one Candidatus Nitronereus thalassa genomic region, the following are encoded:
- a CDS encoding lipocalin-like domain-containing protein, translating to MKGEKRRCWNQDTVVALVLGIVLFFGGLIPIFAVSDIGLPTSPSQVGVQAEPGYIYSFPSDHGSHDIYGLEWWYFTGHLFSDAGRRFGYELTFFRKALDLPHVQEKTSRWAMTQLYFAHFALTDVELKTFHIAEKLSRAGLGKAGADTGRLDVWIDQWAVRSASPDHQVFELRAAARGFGLDLQLNLEKAPVIHGQEGVSRKGADSGQASHYYSLTRLATKGQVTVGDKAMKVSGQSWMDHEFGSGELGDDQVGWDWFSLQFDSQMELMVYLLRKQDGTYDAASSGTLIFPDGRSQHLQLKDVGIEVQKYWISPNSQARYPSQWVLKVPSAQLSLQIHPVLDNQELRTTKSTNVTYWEGAVDVNGQHRGRSVQGRGYVELTGYAGQLKMDRN from the coding sequence ATGAAAGGGGAGAAACGGCGATGCTGGAATCAGGATACGGTTGTCGCCCTTGTGTTAGGGATAGTCCTCTTTTTCGGGGGACTGATTCCGATTTTCGCGGTATCAGATATTGGCCTTCCTACATCCCCCTCTCAAGTGGGGGTTCAAGCCGAACCGGGTTATATCTATTCTTTTCCTAGTGATCATGGCTCTCACGACATCTATGGTCTTGAATGGTGGTATTTCACCGGCCATCTATTTTCTGACGCGGGACGACGCTTTGGATATGAACTCACGTTTTTTCGAAAAGCTCTTGATCTCCCGCACGTTCAGGAAAAGACCTCTAGGTGGGCCATGACGCAATTGTATTTTGCACATTTCGCCTTAACGGATGTAGAACTCAAAACGTTTCACATTGCGGAGAAACTTAGTCGTGCCGGTTTGGGAAAGGCTGGGGCTGACACAGGGCGTCTCGATGTATGGATCGATCAATGGGCGGTCCGCTCGGCTTCTCCCGATCATCAAGTCTTTGAGCTTCGAGCTGCAGCGAGAGGCTTTGGGCTGGATCTCCAGCTGAATTTGGAAAAGGCTCCAGTGATTCATGGCCAAGAGGGTGTCAGTCGCAAAGGGGCGGATTCTGGGCAAGCTTCTCATTATTATTCTCTCACTCGATTGGCGACGAAGGGCCAGGTGACCGTAGGTGACAAAGCCATGAAGGTCTCCGGACAAAGCTGGATGGATCATGAGTTTGGGTCTGGGGAATTAGGAGATGATCAAGTTGGGTGGGACTGGTTTAGTTTGCAGTTTGACTCCCAGATGGAATTAATGGTCTACCTTTTGCGAAAGCAAGATGGAACTTACGATGCTGCTTCCAGTGGAACACTTATTTTTCCAGATGGGCGGTCCCAACATCTTCAGTTGAAAGATGTGGGTATCGAGGTTCAAAAATATTGGATAAGCCCTAATTCCCAGGCTCGGTATCCTTCTCAGTGGGTTCTTAAGGTGCCATCGGCTCAACTCTCCCTTCAAATCCACCCGGTGTTGGATAATCAGGAATTGAGAACCACTAAAAGTACGAATGTGACGTATTGGGAAGGTGCGGTGGATGTTAATGGGCAGCATAGGGGAAGATCCGTTCAGGGCAGGGGCTATGTGGAACTTACAGGATATGCTGGACAGCTAAAGATGGACAGGAATTAA
- a CDS encoding LON peptidase substrate-binding domain-containing protein, protein MPELDRTTSSDSDVFPIPDVIPLFPLPNVVFFPNTYLPLHIFEPRYQEMITDASQVGQCIGMVLLKDGWENDYYGTPPVFSLGCVGRIKNVQPLADGRSNVILQGLSRFDIEEEFFDTSYRRAKISLRPSETFEGPIEPGLRLGLTKLALEYLRARKAQELCKLITAQSILDTVLINSLSSCLDFTPFEKQFLLESESLQQQTRRLIDLLRFKLDAQQHSQELD, encoded by the coding sequence ATGCCTGAATTAGATCGAACAACATCTTCCGATTCGGATGTCTTTCCCATTCCAGACGTCATTCCTCTCTTTCCGCTTCCCAATGTGGTGTTTTTTCCAAACACGTATTTGCCACTTCATATTTTCGAACCACGGTATCAGGAGATGATCACCGATGCCAGTCAGGTCGGCCAATGCATTGGCATGGTGCTGCTGAAGGACGGGTGGGAAAACGATTACTATGGCACGCCTCCGGTGTTTTCCCTTGGATGTGTAGGCCGAATCAAAAATGTTCAGCCGTTGGCGGATGGCCGATCGAATGTAATTCTCCAAGGATTATCCCGTTTCGATATTGAAGAAGAGTTTTTTGATACCAGCTATCGACGAGCCAAAATCTCCCTTCGCCCCAGCGAAACGTTTGAAGGACCGATCGAACCCGGCCTTCGATTAGGCCTGACGAAACTTGCCTTGGAATATCTACGGGCCCGCAAAGCGCAAGAACTCTGCAAATTGATTACCGCACAATCCATATTGGACACGGTGCTGATAAATAGCTTATCTTCGTGTTTAGATTTTACGCCATTTGAGAAACAGTTTTTATTAGAATCCGAAAGCTTGCAGCAACAAACTCGCCGCCTTATTGACCTGCTTCGATTTAAACTCGACGCGCAACAGCATTCTCAAGAGTTGGACTAA
- a CDS encoding ATP-binding cassette domain-containing protein, protein MHPAIEAKSLGKTYGSVTAIHNLSLTINTGEIFGLLGPNGAGKSTTLRILITVLQPTTGTATVLGHDVAKEPDTVRSLIGYVPQERAIDRFLTGREHLELLGDLYHLPKAQAHQRIAELLKLVNLEEQADRPAKTYSGGMKRKLDIACGLLPNPKIVFLDEPTLGLDVQSRLRIWDYIRQLREQGITIVMTTNYLEEADQLCDRLAIIDGGKIKVVGSPKDLKAGLGGDRLTLTVQESQLEKLDQLSQEVKTLPFVRDIRRNENGLDIRVESPEKSLQGVLEVANRMNCQVEGIEYHRPRLDDVFVSFTGHALKGEYPEVVEE, encoded by the coding sequence ATGCATCCCGCCATAGAAGCCAAAAGCTTGGGGAAGACCTACGGGTCTGTCACCGCCATTCACAACCTCTCCCTCACCATAAACACCGGGGAAATTTTTGGTCTTCTTGGACCCAACGGCGCGGGGAAAAGCACAACACTTCGAATTTTGATCACGGTCCTCCAACCCACAACCGGTACCGCCACTGTGCTTGGCCATGATGTCGCGAAAGAACCGGACACAGTCCGCAGCCTTATTGGATATGTACCCCAGGAGCGGGCCATTGATCGATTCCTCACCGGACGTGAGCATCTCGAGCTTTTAGGAGACTTGTATCATTTACCTAAAGCCCAGGCCCACCAACGAATCGCAGAATTGCTCAAATTAGTAAATCTGGAAGAGCAAGCCGACCGACCCGCGAAAACTTATTCTGGCGGAATGAAACGTAAACTGGATATCGCCTGTGGTTTATTGCCCAATCCAAAAATTGTGTTCCTCGATGAACCGACTCTTGGCCTGGATGTCCAAAGCCGCCTTCGCATATGGGATTATATCCGTCAATTGCGAGAACAGGGAATCACCATCGTGATGACGACGAACTACTTAGAAGAAGCCGATCAGCTCTGCGATCGACTAGCCATTATTGACGGAGGAAAGATTAAAGTCGTGGGGTCTCCCAAGGACCTCAAGGCGGGATTGGGAGGCGACCGGCTGACCTTGACCGTTCAAGAAAGCCAGCTTGAAAAACTGGATCAGCTTAGCCAAGAGGTCAAAACGCTTCCCTTCGTTCGAGACATACGCAGAAATGAAAATGGTTTGGATATCCGCGTCGAGTCACCAGAGAAATCGCTGCAGGGTGTTCTTGAAGTCGCCAATCGCATGAATTGCCAAGTGGAGGGCATTGAATATCATCGCCCACGCTTAGATGACGTGTTTGTCTCATTCACCGGCCATGCTTTAAAAGGGGAATATCCAGAAGTGGTGGAGGAGTAA
- a CDS encoding ABC transporter permease encodes MNFPHYKQEVLALTLRWVRRLSREKFSMLFTLVQPMLFWLIFFGSLFQRAADIQVLQAPNYMSFLAGGVVVMTVLNNGLAGGVDLLFDKENGFLERMMSTPIHRTSVILSRYLFVMAITGMQILVILGIAFLFGVRPETGLLGIAVILVIGMLFGVGLTAISMAMAFSVKSHGDFFSMLGFLSLPMIFLSSALVPLSAMPGWMQAMAFLNPMTWVIDAVRPLIITGWEAAIPQVAMALGILAIFDAICLYGGAKAFRRAIG; translated from the coding sequence ATGAACTTTCCACACTACAAACAAGAAGTCCTGGCTTTGACCCTGCGGTGGGTTCGACGCCTCAGTCGAGAAAAATTCAGCATGCTGTTTACACTGGTGCAACCCATGCTGTTCTGGCTGATATTTTTTGGGAGTCTTTTTCAACGTGCGGCTGATATCCAAGTGCTACAGGCCCCCAATTATATGAGTTTCCTCGCCGGGGGTGTTGTGGTGATGACGGTCTTGAATAATGGGTTGGCCGGAGGGGTCGACCTTCTGTTCGATAAAGAGAATGGATTTTTGGAGCGCATGATGTCGACGCCCATTCATCGCACCTCGGTTATTCTCAGCCGCTACCTGTTTGTGATGGCGATTACGGGTATGCAGATCTTAGTGATTTTGGGCATTGCTTTCCTCTTTGGCGTTCGCCCTGAAACCGGCCTGTTAGGAATTGCCGTCATTTTGGTCATTGGCATGTTGTTCGGGGTTGGCCTCACGGCGATTTCCATGGCAATGGCCTTTTCCGTCAAAAGTCATGGCGATTTTTTCTCGATGCTGGGCTTTCTGTCTTTGCCAATGATTTTTCTCAGTTCCGCATTGGTCCCCTTATCGGCTATGCCTGGATGGATGCAAGCGATGGCCTTTTTGAACCCGATGACTTGGGTGATTGATGCCGTTCGTCCCCTGATTATTACAGGATGGGAAGCCGCCATCCCGCAAGTCGCCATGGCATTGGGGATCCTGGCTATCTTCGATGCCATTTGCCTGTACGGCGGAGCCAAAGCGTTTCGGCGGGCTATTGGGTAA
- a CDS encoding transglutaminase-like domain-containing protein, protein MKNQSLACAEFSESQIHALIHLLSDPDHHIAQTIHDQLVSIGHPALPLLGLAERNQENPILLDRLSSVIADIRFTDVEHAFQALTTSSTEEVNLEAGAFLIARTAYPDLEVQSYQRQIEDIANILKQRCEPGLAPRQAIQTINQHMFVELGFKGNIQDYYNPNNSFLHQVLDHRIGIPISLSVLYLLIAQRLNVPVVGVGMPGHFMVRLKAEPVFIDCFNQGVVLSEKDCAKFLDKYGVDFDSHYLDPVSNNQILARMIRNLVAIYQKRDESNLAEQFTRLLNIVEPRE, encoded by the coding sequence ATGAAGAACCAGTCGTTGGCTTGCGCTGAATTTTCAGAAAGTCAGATCCACGCCCTCATCCACCTGCTGTCTGACCCAGACCACCATATTGCACAAACCATTCATGACCAACTGGTATCTATTGGCCATCCCGCCCTGCCTCTTCTGGGCCTGGCTGAGAGGAACCAAGAAAACCCCATCCTATTAGATCGCCTCAGCTCCGTCATCGCCGACATCCGGTTCACAGATGTCGAACACGCATTCCAAGCTCTCACGACTTCTTCAACTGAAGAAGTCAATTTAGAAGCCGGTGCGTTTCTCATTGCACGCACGGCTTACCCAGACCTAGAAGTCCAATCCTATCAACGCCAAATCGAGGACATAGCCAACATTTTGAAACAACGGTGCGAACCCGGCCTCGCTCCCAGACAGGCCATTCAAACCATCAACCAACACATGTTCGTTGAACTGGGATTCAAAGGGAACATCCAAGATTATTACAATCCCAATAATAGTTTTTTGCACCAGGTTCTGGACCACCGTATAGGCATTCCCATTAGTTTATCCGTGCTGTACCTGTTGATCGCTCAACGCCTCAATGTCCCGGTAGTCGGAGTGGGCATGCCCGGCCATTTCATGGTGCGGTTAAAAGCAGAGCCCGTGTTTATCGATTGCTTCAATCAAGGAGTGGTCCTCTCGGAAAAAGACTGTGCGAAATTTTTAGATAAATATGGAGTCGACTTTGATAGCCACTATTTGGATCCTGTCTCAAACAACCAAATACTCGCCCGGATGATTCGAAACCTTGTGGCCATTTATCAGAAACGAGACGAGAGCAACCTGGCCGAACAATTCACTCGGCTCTTGAACATTGTGGAACCTCGTGAATGA
- a CDS encoding HEAT repeat domain-containing protein, which translates to MNSCNHITPPKPDCPIPRSIANHRGQANITSVLLLLIVIVGSVWTWNHLDFDTQDFIIDEVLPIVFLCFVATLGIWLSIRNFKRSKNKLKRRDVLIERFKQEKSPRKRFDLAIELIELNNYKPDGLESISKDIAEVLIHTFKRSLGDKQHRIKGMAASHLGVIQHRESVPLLMKALEDDFAYVRSSAALALGRMRATEAKAKLEYTMKEDWDQTVRSRSREAVERMS; encoded by the coding sequence ATGAATTCCTGCAATCACATCACACCACCCAAACCAGATTGCCCGATTCCCAGATCCATAGCGAACCACCGAGGGCAGGCCAATATCACATCGGTGCTCCTCCTCCTGATTGTCATCGTCGGGTCGGTATGGACCTGGAACCATCTCGACTTTGATACGCAGGATTTCATCATCGATGAAGTTCTGCCCATTGTCTTTTTATGCTTTGTCGCCACCCTTGGGATCTGGCTAAGTATCAGAAATTTTAAGCGCAGTAAAAATAAACTCAAGCGTCGAGACGTCTTAATTGAGCGATTCAAGCAGGAAAAGTCCCCAAGAAAACGTTTTGACTTGGCCATCGAATTGATCGAACTGAACAACTACAAACCCGATGGATTAGAAAGCATCTCAAAGGATATTGCCGAAGTGCTCATCCACACCTTCAAGCGCTCCCTTGGTGATAAACAGCATCGAATCAAAGGCATGGCCGCCAGCCACCTTGGAGTCATTCAACATCGAGAGAGCGTTCCGCTTCTTATGAAAGCTTTGGAGGACGATTTTGCCTATGTCCGCAGCAGTGCCGCGCTGGCATTAGGACGGATGCGCGCCACCGAAGCCAAAGCCAAGCTGGAATATACGATGAAGGAAGATTGGGATCAGACCGTCCGCAGTCGGTCGAGAGAAGCAGTGGAAAGGATGAGTTAG
- a CDS encoding TIGR00300 family protein — protein MTMVNETVTLEGHIIDSLILAKVLDTILQMGGTFDMSEMKVGATREDSSLTKIKVQAETPKLLEEILQAIQPHGAIVEKVANCTLEPAPKDGVLPDSFYATSHLPTQVHINDQWIDVEHIEMDLAICVTLDPPTARTVPMAEVKAGEMIITGRNGVRVFPLERPKERDVFAFMEAQVSSERPHQHIITDVANRMKLIRDNRQKALLQGVGTSDPNLGTKVLLVGGPAIVHAGGRDALSWLIDEGFIHVLFCGNALAAHDMEASVYGTSLGYALCAGRTVPHGHEHHLRTINKVRAAGSIKQAVESGLIKDGIMASCVRQQVDMVLAGSIRDDGPLPDVVTDSVKAQAAMRAALPGVGLALMVATTLHSIATGNCLPAKVPTVCVDINPAVPTKLSDRGSFQAVGLVMDSSSFLKQLAQELSWRG, from the coding sequence ATGACTATGGTTAACGAAACCGTCACGCTCGAAGGACACATCATTGATTCGCTCATCCTCGCAAAAGTCCTCGACACTATTCTGCAAATGGGTGGGACCTTTGACATGTCCGAAATGAAGGTGGGAGCGACGCGAGAGGATTCGTCCTTAACCAAAATCAAAGTGCAGGCGGAAACTCCCAAACTGCTCGAAGAAATCCTCCAGGCCATACAGCCCCATGGGGCCATCGTTGAAAAGGTTGCTAATTGTACTCTAGAACCAGCCCCAAAAGATGGAGTGCTCCCTGATTCTTTTTATGCGACCTCTCACCTTCCCACCCAAGTCCACATTAATGATCAATGGATCGATGTAGAACATATCGAAATGGATTTAGCCATTTGCGTCACCCTCGACCCGCCCACCGCTCGCACCGTGCCAATGGCTGAGGTGAAAGCCGGCGAAATGATCATCACTGGAAGGAACGGCGTTCGAGTGTTTCCATTGGAGCGACCCAAAGAACGTGATGTGTTCGCCTTTATGGAAGCCCAAGTGTCCTCAGAACGGCCCCATCAACACATCATCACCGATGTGGCCAACCGCATGAAATTGATCCGCGACAATCGGCAAAAGGCCCTTCTGCAAGGCGTAGGCACTTCCGACCCAAACCTTGGCACAAAAGTTCTCCTCGTCGGCGGACCAGCCATCGTACATGCGGGAGGCCGCGATGCCCTCTCCTGGCTTATCGATGAAGGTTTCATTCACGTGTTATTCTGCGGGAACGCCTTGGCAGCTCATGATATGGAAGCCAGCGTGTACGGCACCTCCCTTGGTTATGCCCTGTGCGCCGGACGCACCGTACCTCATGGGCACGAACATCACCTACGCACCATCAACAAGGTCCGGGCTGCGGGCAGCATCAAACAGGCGGTCGAGTCCGGGCTTATTAAAGACGGCATCATGGCATCTTGTGTTCGTCAACAAGTGGATATGGTGTTAGCCGGAAGTATTCGCGATGATGGCCCCCTGCCCGATGTCGTCACCGATTCGGTCAAAGCGCAAGCCGCTATGCGTGCGGCCCTACCTGGAGTAGGCTTGGCTCTCATGGTCGCCACGACTCTACATTCTATCGCTACAGGCAATTGTCTTCCGGCCAAAGTTCCCACCGTGTGTGTAGATATTAATCCCGCCGTCCCCACGAAACTTAGCGACCGCGGAAGCTTCCAAGCCGTAGGCCTCGTCATGGATTCTTCATCCTTCCTCAAACAATTAGCCCAAGAACTCAGCTGGCGTGGGTAA
- a CDS encoding dimethylarginine dimethylaminohydrolase family protein → MGNKVSRILVCPPDYFGIEYEINPWMRVSDATDSEKSKAQWHELARVLEEDVGTKLERMTPIKGLPDLVFTANAGVVDEGKAVPSRFRHQERQGEEAHFERWFKEQGYQVILLEPDCYFEGAGDLLGFPDAWFGGYRQRTDIKAYNVLSEIYGKQILPLELVSPQFYHLDTCFCPLSGGELMYYPAAFDTYAQATIAHRVEEHRRIIVPQAEAERFACNSVCVGKHVVLPAGCPETMAMLQDRGYTPHPVNLDQFLKSGGSAKCLTLALDQ, encoded by the coding sequence GTGGGTAATAAGGTGAGCCGCATTCTCGTGTGTCCACCGGATTATTTTGGGATTGAGTATGAAATCAATCCGTGGATGCGTGTGTCCGATGCCACCGATTCAGAAAAGAGTAAAGCGCAGTGGCATGAATTGGCCCGCGTGTTGGAAGAAGATGTCGGCACCAAACTCGAACGGATGACACCCATCAAGGGCTTGCCGGATCTTGTTTTCACTGCCAACGCAGGAGTGGTAGATGAGGGCAAGGCTGTTCCCAGCCGATTCCGACATCAAGAACGGCAAGGCGAAGAAGCCCACTTTGAACGGTGGTTTAAAGAACAAGGCTACCAGGTGATACTCCTGGAACCGGATTGTTATTTTGAAGGAGCCGGAGACTTGCTCGGCTTTCCCGATGCCTGGTTTGGCGGATACCGCCAACGCACCGACATTAAAGCTTATAACGTCTTAAGCGAGATCTATGGCAAACAAATTTTGCCGCTGGAGCTTGTCTCCCCGCAGTTTTATCACCTCGACACCTGCTTCTGTCCATTAAGCGGTGGCGAACTCATGTACTATCCTGCGGCCTTCGACACCTACGCCCAAGCTACTATTGCGCATCGCGTGGAAGAGCATCGCCGCATCATCGTGCCTCAAGCCGAAGCCGAACGCTTCGCCTGCAACTCCGTATGTGTGGGCAAACATGTCGTCCTCCCCGCCGGCTGCCCAGAAACCATGGCCATGCTCCAAGACCGAGGCTACACCCCCCACCCCGTCAATCTCGACCAATTCCTAAAATCCGGCGGCTCCGCCAAATGCCTGACTCTTGCACTTGATCAATAA
- a CDS encoding HNH endonuclease, which yields MATEQYFEISPDPDNAKRIRKERDKARELKRTPWWKNQLHKGTCHYCEKQFPPDQLSMDHIVPLARGGKSTKGNIVPSCMECNRKKNLETPAETALRTIANQPEENSQP from the coding sequence ATGGCGACCGAACAATACTTCGAAATTTCACCCGATCCCGACAATGCCAAACGCATTCGCAAAGAACGCGACAAAGCGCGAGAACTCAAACGCACGCCCTGGTGGAAAAACCAACTCCACAAAGGTACCTGCCACTACTGCGAAAAACAGTTCCCCCCCGACCAACTCTCCATGGACCACATCGTCCCCCTAGCGCGAGGCGGAAAATCCACCAAAGGCAACATCGTCCCATCCTGCATGGAATGCAACAGAAAGAAAAATCTCGAAACACCAGCGGAGACTGCTTTGCGAACGATTGCTAATCAACCGGAAGAAAATTCTCAGCCTTAG
- a CDS encoding nucleotidyltransferase family protein, which produces MGIQDLLKAKRNEILDLTAKHGATKVRIIGSVARREETPESDIDFLVEMEAGRSLLDHAALILDLEELLNRKVDVASERGLRPRVRQRVLQEAVPL; this is translated from the coding sequence ATGGGAATACAGGATCTCCTTAAAGCCAAACGAAACGAAATCCTTGATCTGACCGCCAAACATGGAGCCACAAAGGTTCGCATCATTGGGTCAGTTGCCCGAAGGGAAGAAACCCCTGAAAGTGATATTGACTTTCTTGTTGAGATGGAAGCTGGCCGAAGCCTGCTTGACCACGCAGCTCTGATTCTAGATCTGGAAGAATTGCTGAATCGAAAAGTCGATGTTGCCTCAGAGCGTGGCCTTCGCCCACGAGTGCGGCAGCGTGTTTTACAGGAAGCCGTTCCTCTATGA
- a CDS encoding DUF86 domain-containing protein — MRNDKERLQDILEAIERIERYTPDGRHRFEQEELLQTWMVHHIQIIGEAARKLSDSVRKDHSEIPWPQIITMRNVLVHDYFGLDLQEVWMVVERDIPNLKPRIEAILRNMEKSA, encoded by the coding sequence ATGAGGAACGACAAGGAGCGGCTTCAAGACATTCTCGAAGCCATTGAACGAATTGAACGATATACACCTGATGGCCGACACCGATTTGAACAAGAAGAACTGCTTCAAACTTGGATGGTCCACCATATTCAAATCATTGGCGAAGCCGCGAGAAAACTTTCCGATTCAGTTCGAAAAGACCATTCTGAAATACCATGGCCCCAAATTATTACCATGCGCAATGTTCTCGTTCATGACTACTTTGGACTAGACCTACAAGAAGTTTGGATGGTCGTGGAACGAGATATTCCCAACCTCAAACCAAGAATTGAAGCCATTCTTCGAAACATGGAGAAATCGGCTTAA
- a CDS encoding HNH endonuclease: MPPDQLSMDHIVPLARGGKSTKGNIVPSCVECNRKKKLETPAEVVLRKLFEK; the protein is encoded by the coding sequence ATCCCCCCAGACCAACTCTCCATGGACCACATCGTCCCCCTAGCCAGAGGCGGCAAATCGACAAAGGGAAACATCGTCCCATCCTGTGTAGAGTGCAACCGAAAGAAAAAACTCGAAACGCCCGCCGAAGTGGTGCTAAGGAAACTTTTTGAAAAGTGA
- a CDS encoding zinc metallopeptidase: MVRGVVLIILILGVLLGPQLWTKYVFRKYRSHRDEYAGTGGELARHLLDRFDMKDVKVETTELGDHYDPLTKVVRLLPDNYNGKSLTAVTVAAHEVGHAIQDKTRYKPLHERTKLVRVAQGAEKAGSFIMMGIPIIAGLTRSPAGGVFVFMAGLAVMSIGALVHLVTLPVEWDASFRRALPVLEQGHYISTKDMEGARKILTAAALTYVAASLGGLLNIWRWIMMMRR; the protein is encoded by the coding sequence GTGGTACGCGGCGTAGTGTTGATCATCCTTATATTAGGAGTGCTTCTGGGCCCTCAGCTTTGGACGAAGTATGTCTTTCGTAAATATCGAAGTCATCGAGATGAATATGCTGGAACGGGTGGTGAGCTCGCGCGGCATTTGCTCGATCGGTTTGACATGAAGGACGTGAAGGTAGAAACCACAGAGCTTGGCGACCATTATGATCCACTCACAAAAGTCGTGCGCCTTCTTCCTGACAATTATAACGGCAAGTCTCTTACCGCGGTCACCGTCGCAGCCCATGAGGTTGGACATGCGATTCAGGATAAAACGCGCTACAAACCACTGCATGAACGTACGAAATTAGTACGGGTCGCCCAGGGCGCCGAGAAGGCGGGTTCGTTTATCATGATGGGCATTCCGATTATAGCCGGGCTGACTCGATCACCAGCCGGGGGGGTATTCGTGTTTATGGCGGGCCTGGCCGTCATGTCGATTGGCGCGTTGGTACATCTAGTGACCTTGCCTGTGGAATGGGATGCGAGCTTTCGTCGAGCACTCCCTGTGTTGGAGCAAGGGCATTATATTTCTACGAAGGATATGGAAGGAGCGAGAAAGATTTTAACAGCCGCGGCCTTGACGTATGTTGCGGCTTCGCTGGGAGGGTTGTTGAATATTTGGCGGTGGATCATGATGATGAGACGTTGA
- a CDS encoding acyloxyacyl hydrolase — protein sequence MTFVHHPLLKKLFLHLRSLCKIPIAISLFFISCLLLLSSIPSFADELRLRSVGIRGAFDIPEVNIFRLNFDNADANSVNFQQYDVTVVLDLPWGWRVPYLFCSASNKKSCSSSLENGWEIRFLANGSAGLINGGGDTGFIGTLGPGIALRKPDWRVGIDLGGGWAFLSDYTFGAQNLGGVVQFIGHLGITADLGWNLLGSIRFFHMSDAGVYGNDNVGIDFYMFELGYKFNMPLFQ from the coding sequence ATGACCTTTGTTCACCATCCATTGTTGAAGAAGCTTTTCCTTCACCTCAGGTCTCTCTGTAAAATTCCCATTGCTATTAGTCTCTTTTTCATATCGTGCCTTCTCCTGCTTTCATCCATTCCCAGTTTTGCCGATGAGTTGCGGCTGCGTTCCGTAGGAATTCGTGGGGCGTTTGATATTCCTGAGGTAAATATCTTTCGGCTGAATTTTGATAATGCCGATGCCAACTCAGTGAACTTTCAACAATATGATGTGACTGTGGTCTTGGATCTCCCGTGGGGCTGGCGGGTACCCTATCTTTTCTGCTCCGCTTCTAACAAGAAATCATGTTCTTCGTCTCTGGAAAATGGGTGGGAAATTCGGTTTCTTGCCAACGGCTCCGCCGGGTTGATAAATGGCGGAGGTGATACTGGCTTCATCGGCACTCTCGGGCCTGGAATCGCATTACGAAAACCCGATTGGCGTGTGGGCATTGATTTAGGGGGAGGATGGGCATTCTTGTCTGACTACACTTTTGGTGCACAGAATTTGGGAGGTGTCGTTCAATTCATTGGGCATCTAGGAATCACCGCGGACCTTGGATGGAACCTTCTAGGGAGCATCCGATTTTTTCATATGTCCGATGCCGGTGTTTATGGCAATGATAACGTCGGCATTGATTTTTACATGTTTGAACTCGGCTACAAATTTAACATGCCGCTATTTCAGTAA